From Acidobacteriota bacterium, a single genomic window includes:
- a CDS encoding segregation/condensation protein A: MQTQTEQLSFDFFREKPEILRESRDELKIKLGEFAGPLDLLLFLIKQEQANIFDIPIARITDEYLKYIRLMKTLDISVAGDFLVMAATLIEIKSRMLLPIVPSDESDDGIDDPRRELVDRLLEYEKFKNAAQMLYERTTVEQAVFPRGRIESDDNNAEINAGVFDLLTVFQKILARHKDEVKLEIEREEISLADMIRGLKARLLDGHPLSLLEFFEEFHTRRELVTAFIAVLEIVRTESVKLSQKTTFGDVILRAVSSA, from the coding sequence ATGCAGACTCAGACTGAACAACTCAGTTTCGACTTTTTTCGCGAAAAACCGGAGATCCTTCGCGAATCGCGGGACGAACTCAAGATCAAGCTCGGCGAATTCGCCGGGCCGCTCGATCTGTTGCTGTTTCTGATCAAGCAGGAGCAGGCGAACATCTTCGACATTCCGATAGCGCGCATCACCGACGAGTATCTGAAGTACATCAGGCTGATGAAAACGCTCGACATTTCGGTCGCCGGCGACTTTCTGGTGATGGCCGCGACGCTGATCGAGATCAAGTCGAGGATGCTTCTGCCGATCGTGCCGAGTGACGAATCCGACGACGGGATCGACGATCCACGACGCGAACTTGTCGACCGGTTGCTGGAGTACGAGAAGTTCAAGAACGCCGCCCAGATGCTCTATGAGCGGACAACGGTCGAACAGGCCGTTTTCCCGCGCGGCCGGATCGAGTCCGACGACAACAACGCCGAGATCAACGCCGGCGTTTTCGATCTCTTGACGGTGTTTCAGAAGATCCTCGCGCGGCATAAGGATGAGGTTAAGCTTGAGATCGAACGCGAGGAAATCAGTCTCGCGGATATGATCAGAGGTTTGAAAGCGCGGCTGCTTGACGGGCATCCGCTGAGTTTGCTGGAGTTTTTTGAGGAATTTCACACGCGCCGCGAGTTGGTGACGGCGTTCATCGCAGTTCTTGAGATCGTCCGAACGGAAAGCGTCAAGCTTTCGCAGAAAACGACCTTCGGCGATGTGATTCTGAGAGCGGTAAGCAGTGCATAG
- the scpB gene encoding SMC-Scp complex subunit ScpB has product MSEIVAIAEALIYVADEPVTVKVLAEVLDEDKETVQAAVEELQREFETREGGLQLREIAGGWQIATRTEFHEEVRRYLKTRPSAKLSLAALETLAVIAYKQPVTVPEILEIRGVQSASAIKTLLDKRLITAKGRKETVGRPMMYGTSKDFLIQFGLKDLSELPSIEDFEDLAGSV; this is encoded by the coding sequence ATGTCCGAGATCGTAGCGATCGCCGAGGCGTTGATCTACGTCGCGGACGAGCCCGTAACGGTCAAGGTTCTTGCCGAGGTTCTTGACGAAGACAAGGAGACGGTTCAGGCCGCGGTCGAGGAATTGCAGCGCGAGTTCGAGACGCGCGAGGGCGGTTTGCAGCTGCGCGAGATCGCCGGCGGCTGGCAGATCGCGACGCGCACGGAGTTTCACGAAGAGGTCCGCCGTTATCTCAAAACGCGCCCGAGCGCCAAGCTCTCGCTCGCCGCGCTCGAAACGCTCGCCGTCATCGCATACAAGCAACCCGTCACCGTTCCCGAAATCCTCGAGATACGCGGCGTCCAGTCGGCATCCGCGATCAAGACCCTGCTCGACAAAAGACTGATCACCGCCAAAGGCAGAAAAGAAACCGTCGGACGTCCGATGATGTACGGGACCTCCAAAGATTTTCTGATCCAGTTCGGCCTCAAAGACCTTTCGGAATTGCCGTCGATCGAGGATTTCGAAGATCTCGCCGGATCGGTTTGA
- a CDS encoding Uma2 family endonuclease codes for MSRFLATLPDRKFSVEDYHRFIEMGVFEPEERLELWEGEFVEMSPIGKRHAGTVMALSDALRDRSLNRVLVWTQNPIILNDFSEPQPDVALLRRRDDYYRSVSATAADVLLTIEVADTTVKYDRNVKFPKYASSGIPEAWLVDLENNRVEIHSQPSESGYEFVKILQRGEIAESTVLSEIRIPVDVILGEA; via the coding sequence ATGTCTCGATTTCTCGCAACTCTGCCCGATCGCAAATTCTCCGTCGAGGACTATCACCGGTTCATCGAAATGGGCGTTTTCGAACCTGAAGAACGCCTCGAACTATGGGAAGGAGAATTTGTCGAAATGTCACCAATCGGAAAACGGCACGCCGGAACTGTGATGGCGTTGTCTGATGCCTTGCGCGACCGGTCACTCAATCGGGTTTTAGTTTGGACTCAGAACCCCATCATCCTCAACGATTTCAGCGAGCCGCAGCCCGACGTCGCGCTGCTCAGGCGCCGTGACGATTATTACCGATCCGTGAGCGCGACGGCCGCCGACGTTTTGCTGACCATCGAGGTCGCCGATACGACAGTAAAATATGACCGCAACGTCAAATTCCCGAAATACGCGTCGAGCGGAATCCCGGAAGCTTGGCTCGTCGATCTCGAAAACAACCGTGTCGAGATCCATTCGCAGCCGTCCGAATCCGGTTACGAGTTCGTCAAGATCCTGCAGCGCGGCGAGATCGCGGAATCGACGGTTTTGAGCGAGATCAGAATTCCGGTTGACGTTATTCTGGGCGAAGCTTGA
- a CDS encoding HyaD/HybD family hydrogenase maturation endopeptidase, with protein sequence MTNCKTENKKVLILGIGNTLMGDEGVGVHVVNSLENTVLPENVELLDGGTGSFLLLEPMQAAERVILVDATIDGAPNGTIRRLRPKFSTDYPRTLTAHDIGLKDLIDAFYLMGDTPEVTLFAVSIPPLGDMTLELSPEISSVVPKVAQMVLDEFRNP encoded by the coding sequence ATGACAAACTGCAAGACAGAGAATAAGAAAGTACTGATCCTCGGGATCGGGAACACGCTGATGGGCGACGAGGGAGTCGGGGTCCACGTCGTCAACTCGCTCGAAAACACGGTTTTGCCGGAGAACGTCGAACTTCTCGATGGCGGAACCGGGAGTTTTCTCTTACTTGAACCGATGCAGGCGGCGGAACGCGTTATTCTTGTCGATGCGACCATCGACGGCGCGCCGAACGGAACGATCCGCCGCCTGCGTCCGAAATTCTCGACGGATTATCCGCGGACGCTGACGGCGCACGACATCGGGCTCAAGGACCTGATCGACGCATTCTACTTGATGGGGGACACGCCCGAGGTGACGCTTTTCGCGGTCTCGATCCCGCCGCTCGGCGATATGACGCTGGAACTCTCGCCCGAAATCTCGAGCGTCGTTCCGAAGGTGGCCCAGATGGTCCTGGACGAATTTCGAAATCCCTGA
- the cybH gene encoding Ni/Fe-hydrogenase, b-type cytochrome subunit — protein MAANPQTIPYRRVYVWELPVRIYHWLNALCVVLLAATGYIIGNPQAIWQANEAYQQYWFGTVRFIHFAVAYVFLFNFIVRIYWGFVGNRYAKWDRFILYHPRQWRDLWNTIVVDVLQLKSHGPAIIGHNNLAGISYFVTFLMFLLQVLTGFALYSSMSDAFLPWLFAWAVPLFGGDAWVRQWHHLFMWFFIVFTIVHVYLVFYHDYYEGRGTTSSIIGGWKFERDDKLQDRE, from the coding sequence ATGGCTGCTAATCCACAAACAATTCCGTACCGACGCGTGTATGTCTGGGAACTGCCGGTGAGGATCTATCACTGGCTGAACGCGCTTTGCGTCGTGTTGCTGGCCGCGACTGGTTACATCATCGGTAATCCGCAGGCCATCTGGCAGGCGAACGAGGCGTATCAACAATACTGGTTCGGCACCGTTCGGTTCATTCATTTTGCCGTCGCGTACGTTTTCTTGTTCAACTTTATCGTCAGGATCTATTGGGGATTCGTCGGGAACAGATACGCGAAATGGGATCGGTTCATCCTTTACCATCCGCGCCAATGGCGCGATCTCTGGAACACGATCGTCGTCGATGTCCTGCAGCTCAAGTCGCACGGCCCGGCGATCATCGGACACAATAATCTGGCCGGTATCTCGTATTTCGTCACGTTTCTGATGTTCCTGCTGCAGGTCTTGACCGGTTTCGCGCTTTATTCGAGTATGAGCGATGCCTTTTTGCCCTGGCTGTTCGCCTGGGCGGTGCCGCTTTTCGGCGGCGACGCGTGGGTTCGCCAATGGCATCATCTGTTTATGTGGTTCTTCATCGTTTTCACGATCGTCCACGTCTATCTGGTGTTTTATCACGATTATTACGAAGGTCGCGGCACGACGTCGTCGATCATCGGAGGCTGGAAATTTGAACGCGATGACAAACTGCAAGACAGAGAATAA
- a CDS encoding nickel-dependent hydrogenase large subunit, which yields MARLVVDPVTRIEGHLRIEAVVEGGKITDAYSSGTMVRGFEKILKGRDPRDAWAFVERACGVCTTVHALASVRAVEDAIKISVPKNAELVRNIMFCTQYVHDHVVHFYHLHALDWVDVVSALSADPVATSDLAKSLSNWPKTSPGYFSDLQKRLKTFVDSGQLGIFANGYWGHPAFKLPKEANLLAVAHYLEALEWQKEIVKIHAIFGGKNPHPNYLVGGVPCSFNLEEVNAINTEKLNLVGRLIKDAMAFVEQVYIPDLMAIAGFYKDWAAIGGGLSNYLAYGDLPTKGYGFPESYKFPRGAILNRDLANIQEVNGKDENEIKEYIAHSWYKYEAGDQAGLHPWKGETEFNFTGPKPPFEQLNVEGKYSWLKTPRWKENPMEVGPLARMLVGYGRGNQEIKDVVDWALKTLAVPVTALFSTLGRTAARGLETKLAARWLKEFYDELLGNLKNGEMSTFTREKWEPDTWLAECEGVGLTEAPRGALAHWIRIKDRKIDNYQLVVPSTWNASPRDAAGKRSAYEEALIGTPVAKDGEPLEIIRTIHSFDPCLACAVHLYDPDGNTIHQVTVE from the coding sequence ATGGCTAGACTAGTTGTCGATCCCGTGACGCGCATCGAAGGGCATTTGCGGATCGAAGCCGTCGTCGAAGGCGGCAAGATCACGGACGCTTACAGTTCGGGAACGATGGTCCGCGGATTCGAGAAGATCCTCAAGGGCCGCGACCCGCGCGACGCGTGGGCCTTCGTCGAACGCGCCTGCGGCGTCTGCACGACCGTGCACGCGCTGGCGAGCGTTCGCGCGGTCGAGGACGCGATCAAGATCAGCGTTCCCAAAAACGCCGAACTCGTCCGCAACATTATGTTCTGCACGCAGTATGTGCACGATCACGTTGTTCATTTCTATCATCTGCACGCGCTCGACTGGGTCGATGTCGTAAGCGCGCTTTCGGCCGATCCGGTCGCGACGTCGGATCTCGCGAAGTCGCTCTCGAACTGGCCGAAAACTTCGCCCGGATATTTCTCGGACCTGCAAAAACGCTTGAAGACGTTCGTCGACAGCGGCCAGCTCGGCATTTTCGCCAACGGCTATTGGGGGCATCCGGCATTCAAACTTCCGAAAGAAGCTAATCTGCTTGCCGTAGCGCATTATCTCGAAGCGCTCGAATGGCAGAAAGAGATCGTCAAGATCCACGCCATTTTCGGCGGCAAGAATCCGCATCCGAACTATCTCGTCGGCGGCGTTCCGTGCTCGTTCAACCTTGAGGAAGTCAACGCCATCAACACGGAAAAACTGAACCTCGTCGGTCGTTTGATCAAGGACGCGATGGCCTTCGTCGAGCAGGTCTATATTCCCGATCTGATGGCGATCGCCGGATTCTACAAGGACTGGGCGGCGATCGGCGGCGGGCTTTCGAACTATCTCGCATACGGAGATCTGCCGACGAAAGGCTACGGATTTCCGGAATCGTACAAGTTCCCGCGCGGCGCGATCCTCAACCGCGATCTTGCCAATATCCAGGAAGTCAACGGCAAGGACGAGAACGAGATCAAGGAATACATCGCCCACAGCTGGTACAAATACGAGGCTGGCGACCAAGCCGGACTTCATCCGTGGAAGGGCGAGACCGAGTTCAATTTCACCGGACCGAAGCCGCCGTTCGAACAACTCAACGTCGAGGGCAAGTATTCGTGGCTCAAGACACCGCGCTGGAAAGAGAACCCGATGGAGGTCGGACCGCTCGCGCGGATGCTCGTCGGCTACGGCCGCGGCAATCAGGAGATCAAAGACGTCGTCGACTGGGCGCTGAAGACGCTCGCCGTGCCTGTGACAGCTCTCTTTTCGACGCTCGGGCGTACGGCGGCCCGCGGACTCGAAACAAAGCTCGCGGCGCGTTGGCTCAAGGAGTTTTACGACGAATTGCTCGGCAACCTGAAGAACGGCGAGATGAGCACTTTCACGCGCGAAAAGTGGGAACCGGATACGTGGCTTGCCGAATGCGAGGGCGTCGGGCTGACCGAAGCGCCGCGTGGCGCGCTGGCCCATTGGATCCGGATCAAGGACCGCAAGATCGACAATTATCAACTCGTCGTGCCGAGCACCTGGAACGCGAGCCCGCGCGACGCCGCCGGCAAGCGTTCGGCCTACGAAGAGGCGTTGATCGGGACGCCGGTCGCGAAAGACGGCGAACCGCTCGAGATCATCCGGACGATCCATTCGTTCGACCCGTGTCTCGCCTGCGCGGTTCACCTTTACGATCCCGATGGGAATACGATCCATCAGGTGACAGTGGAATAG
- a CDS encoding hydrogenase small subunit → MQKQVPTIRQAMEAKGYSRREFMLFCGLATAAAGLEASGLAQVVQAFETKARPPVVWLHFQECTCCSESFIRSSHPIVADIIFDTLSLDYTETLMAASGTQAEKTRDDTIKNNKGKYILLVEGSIPTGDAGYCMIGGKSAEQILKEAADGAAAIIAWGSCASNGCIQAAKPNPTTATPIHKIISKPVINVPGCPPIAEVMTGVVTHVLLFGKIPELDSQGRPKEFYSRRVHDTCYRRPYYDAGLFVEAWDDDAARKGYCLYKMGCKGPTTYNACSVTKWNGNLSYPIQSGHGCIGCSEKGFWDNGPFYQHLGAFPGFGIESNADTIGATVAAVTAGGIAIHAITSNIRKHKVIQEHKDESVIVEPRGGKAAEAAESAPEEGGEQNG, encoded by the coding sequence ATGCAAAAACAAGTTCCGACGATCCGCCAGGCGATGGAGGCCAAAGGATATTCGCGCCGCGAGTTTATGCTCTTTTGCGGGCTCGCGACCGCGGCGGCCGGTTTGGAGGCTTCCGGATTGGCGCAAGTCGTCCAGGCTTTCGAAACAAAGGCCCGTCCGCCGGTCGTCTGGCTGCATTTTCAGGAATGCACCTGCTGCAGCGAGTCGTTCATTCGTTCGTCGCATCCGATAGTCGCCGACATCATTTTCGACACGCTCTCGCTCGACTACACCGAAACGCTGATGGCGGCTTCGGGAACCCAAGCCGAGAAGACGCGCGACGACACGATCAAAAACAACAAAGGCAAGTACATCCTGCTTGTTGAGGGATCGATCCCGACGGGCGACGCCGGCTACTGTATGATCGGCGGCAAATCCGCCGAACAGATCCTGAAGGAAGCTGCCGACGGGGCGGCGGCGATCATCGCCTGGGGAAGCTGCGCTTCAAACGGCTGCATCCAGGCGGCGAAGCCGAACCCGACGACCGCGACGCCGATCCATAAGATCATCAGCAAACCCGTCATCAACGTTCCCGGCTGTCCGCCGATCGCGGAGGTTATGACCGGCGTCGTGACGCACGTTTTGCTGTTCGGCAAGATCCCGGAACTCGATTCGCAAGGGCGCCCGAAGGAATTCTATTCGCGGCGCGTTCACGACACTTGCTACCGTCGGCCGTACTACGACGCCGGGTTGTTCGTCGAAGCCTGGGACGATGATGCGGCGCGCAAGGGTTACTGCCTGTACAAAATGGGCTGCAAGGGGCCGACGACGTACAACGCCTGTTCGGTCACGAAATGGAACGGCAATCTGAGCTATCCGATCCAGTCCGGCCACGGCTGCATCGGTTGCAGCGAAAAAGGCTTCTGGGACAACGGACCGTTCTATCAGCATCTCGGAGCGTTTCCGGGTTTCGGCATAGAGTCGAACGCCGATACGATCGGTGCCACGGTCGCGGCCGTGACCGCCGGCGGAATCGCCATCCATGCGATCACTTCGAATATCCGCAAACATAAAGTAATCCAAGAGCACAAGGACGAATCGGTGATCGTCGAACCGCGCGGCGGCAAGGCCGCTGAAGCCGCCGAATCGGCGCCGGAAGAAGGAGGTGAACAGAATGGCTAG
- a CDS encoding acyl-CoA dehydrogenase family protein, translating into MNFELSEEQLQIKMSVREFAESEIKPYVLEWDETQHFPDELRPKLAELGLLGVIFPEQYGGAGMGYVEYSTIIEELARVCGAVGLSVAAHNSLCSNHIYTFGSEAQKQKYLVPLIHGESWGAWGLTESMAGSDASGTRTTAVATEGGWKVNGSKNFITHAIACHTLVAVAVTDKEKGNKGISAFIFDKSMEGFRSDKKENKVGMRASETASVVFEDCLVPTGNLLGNPGEGFTQAMQILDGGRISIASLSVGIAQGAYEAAVRYAKERQQFGRPIADFQAIQFKLADMATQIECARLLTLQAAALKDAGKKVTQQSAMAKLYASEVAVRVSEESVQIHGGYGYTKDYPAEKYWRDSKLCTIGEGTSEIQRIVIAKQLLKG; encoded by the coding sequence ATGAATTTCGAACTTTCAGAAGAGCAACTGCAGATCAAAATGAGCGTCCGCGAATTTGCGGAAAGTGAGATCAAACCGTATGTCCTCGAATGGGACGAGACTCAGCATTTTCCGGACGAACTGCGGCCGAAACTGGCCGAGCTCGGACTTTTGGGCGTAATTTTTCCCGAACAATATGGCGGCGCCGGAATGGGCTATGTCGAGTATTCGACGATCATCGAAGAACTGGCGCGCGTTTGCGGCGCGGTCGGACTTTCGGTCGCTGCCCATAATTCGTTGTGTTCGAACCACATCTACACTTTCGGATCCGAGGCGCAAAAGCAGAAGTACCTCGTTCCGCTGATTCACGGTGAAAGCTGGGGCGCGTGGGGACTGACGGAATCGATGGCCGGCTCCGACGCTTCGGGCACGCGGACGACGGCGGTCGCAACTGAAGGCGGCTGGAAGGTCAACGGCTCGAAGAATTTCATCACCCACGCCATCGCATGCCACACGCTTGTCGCGGTTGCGGTTACGGACAAAGAGAAAGGAAACAAAGGTATCTCGGCCTTCATTTTCGACAAGTCGATGGAAGGATTCCGGTCCGACAAGAAAGAGAACAAGGTCGGGATGCGCGCGTCGGAAACGGCGTCCGTTGTCTTCGAGGATTGTTTGGTCCCGACCGGCAATCTCCTCGGCAATCCCGGCGAAGGCTTCACCCAGGCGATGCAGATCCTCGACGGCGGGCGGATCTCGATCGCGAGCTTGAGCGTCGGCATCGCGCAGGGCGCGTACGAGGCGGCGGTCAGATATGCGAAGGAACGTCAGCAATTCGGCCGTCCGATCGCCGATTTTCAGGCGATCCAGTTCAAACTCGCCGATATGGCGACGCAGATCGAATGCGCCCGCTTGCTGACGCTTCAGGCGGCGGCGCTCAAGGACGCCGGCAAGAAGGTGACGCAGCAATCGGCGATGGCCAAGCTTTACGCATCCGAGGTCGCGGTCCGCGTTTCCGAAGAATCGGTCCAGATCCACGGCGGTTACGGATACACCAAAGACTATCCGGCCGAGAAGTACTGGCGCGATTCGAAGCTCTGCACGATCGGCGAGGGGACGAGCGAGATTCAGCGGATCGTCATCGCGAAACAACTTCTGAAAGGCTGA
- a CDS encoding tetratricopeptide repeat protein: MRKFSSDHLRVLLATVAAAAALLTGCEPASNKDSAALKKDQVSAGQLSQIINGLNATASISVEAFATLKSIRQKYPQAPEVRETYKNALIVRSDWGALETLLTENPVDTMPVKERELLGKVYMKAGKLESATAILKSLATESPNNLEVRSMLAGSYNLLGRYDEAGAEIDAVWERVLSERHVDSIIVRGSIFVNQNQLAKAEAAFVKALELAPDNSETTNNLSRLYGRLGNVEKAEVYRKKTTELHKKAGEAELLALRRVEKIYAIDNAWKAKNFSEVIRIANEMLPTTDKANEKIILYQYLYESNKALGNQNEAQSALAEAQKLQQQK, from the coding sequence ATGCGGAAGTTTTCATCTGACCATTTGCGAGTTCTATTGGCGACGGTTGCCGCGGCCGCGGCTCTCCTGACCGGGTGCGAGCCGGCCTCGAACAAGGACTCGGCGGCGCTCAAAAAAGATCAGGTTTCGGCCGGCCAACTTTCACAGATCATCAACGGCCTCAATGCGACCGCCTCGATCTCGGTCGAGGCCTTTGCCACGCTTAAGTCGATCCGTCAGAAGTATCCGCAAGCTCCGGAGGTTCGCGAAACCTACAAGAACGCGCTCATCGTTCGCTCCGACTGGGGAGCTCTCGAAACGCTCCTTACCGAAAACCCGGTCGACACGATGCCCGTGAAAGAACGTGAACTGCTCGGGAAAGTCTATATGAAAGCGGGCAAGCTCGAGTCGGCGACCGCGATCCTGAAGTCGCTTGCGACGGAATCACCGAATAATCTTGAGGTCCGCTCGATGCTTGCCGGATCGTACAATCTTCTCGGCCGATACGACGAGGCGGGCGCTGAAATCGATGCCGTCTGGGAACGTGTTTTGAGCGAAAGACATGTCGATTCGATCATCGTTCGCGGATCGATATTTGTTAATCAGAACCAGCTCGCCAAAGCCGAAGCGGCGTTCGTCAAGGCACTTGAATTGGCCCCCGACAACTCGGAGACGACCAACAATCTTAGTCGATTGTATGGCAGGCTCGGAAACGTTGAGAAGGCCGAAGTTTACCGGAAGAAAACAACCGAATTGCATAAGAAGGCGGGTGAAGCCGAGCTTCTGGCTCTTCGTCGTGTCGAAAAGATATACGCCATCGATAACGCTTGGAAGGCGAAGAACTTCTCGGAAGTCATCCGAATCGCAAATGAAATGCTTCCGACAACAGATAAGGCGAATGAAAAGATCATTCTCTACCAATATCTGTATGAATCGAATAAGGCGCTTGGGAATCAGAATGAGGCTCAGAGCGCGTTAGCCGAAGCACAGAAACTCCAGCAACAGAAATGA